The segment TCgtgagaattaacgtgagcgcgacacataggaaactgacttttcaaataatattatagcgATATGTAGTTTGTTTACAATCTAaccaataaataattttcacttgttaaaaaaaaaagacttgccCAATGAAAATTGGGCCGTTTGGGATATTTGGGCTGAGACTATTATTTGACAAAGTAACAAAGGCCCTCCTTACTCTGACcacaaagcaaagcaaagcaaaggAAGCAGCTGTCTTGGTGGTGGTTATctgcaaaaaaagaagaagatggacaTGGGATTCGCAGACCGTCGAAATACTAGCAGGAACCATCTGGTGACCCATGTCTCAAAGTCAACGCAAAAGGGAAGCTCTTCTTTGCTTTGTTACTGATCTGATCTGCTATTTTATTCattcaattcaattcaatttGGGGGGTGATTGACAGGAGGAGCCCTTCAATGCCTCGCTCTGCCTTAGTGTCATCTTATGTCACTTCCAGTATCCATCTTTTCTACAAGCGAAATCATGGTCGAAAAGgtcctcttctctttctctccactttttgtttctgtttttttttgccaaagTACAACAATGTTACTGCTGCTACTCTACATGTCTTCTATCTTTGTATTATTTTAGGCCTTTTTCTCACTTCTTGTATGTGTTGAAATGCAGTGAACCCTCTTAGCCAAGCCACAAATCCTTGGAGAGGTTTGATATCTTTCTCTTTTGCCTCCTCAGCAGCAAAACTAGTCTCATCATCAACAAAAAAGAATGCCATGTCTATCTCAGCAAAAGTGTCATACCAAAAAAGATTTTCCCTGTTCAGAGGTAAAGAATATTTTACCCTCTCTTTCTAGTATTCATTGGCTTTGATGTCTCCCATAGTACCGAGGTCATCGGCAATGCAGGTAAAGCCTCTCATCATTATTCTCAGATAAGTGGATTATTGACATTATCTTGTTGAACAGTTGTGGGAATGGGCAGTTGCCGGAAAACGTGGAGTCAGTGTGGAACCTAAGAGGGGTGCTCAACGCCGTTGCACCGTGTCCTGAACCCACTCAACTTGTGGATCAATGTCCTCTTCTTTGACCTCTTCTCGGTTTCAAAACACAAGACTCTTTAAAAAAGAATGTATCCACCTGTGATTATTCTTTTAGCTTTTCGTCCTAGTTTGGTGCGTTATTTTAATATCCAACCACTGTTTACCGATTTTGatgcattattatttttataacaaatgtGCTTGCAATATCGTATGGTTGAGCACATTTATCAATAGTGCATGCTCCTTGATTGCTTCGCAGTCCACTTTCCTCCTAATCTTCGTGTGCGCCTCGTCTTATTCGATCCATGCTTGTATAACCGCAATTCTGGCGTCAATTTGCAACACAAGGTAAAAAAATCGAGTATTTACACAAACCTAAACCACATTATCATTggattaaactaaaataattttagttggGTAGAAGATTGAATAAGCAAGAGGACTATTAAATAATAGGGTTGACTGCCTATTCCCCCCTGTAGACTTACCCACCCTATTTATTCCCACCCAAACTTCTTTACTCTTGATAAATCCACCAGAACATATGAATTCTCTTCATATCTCCCCCCAATCTTTTAAGGTCTGCTCAGATATCTCTCTCTAATTGAATTCTCAGATCATGATTAAAGAGTTAAAATAGCGTTTTGTAGATTGCGATTGCCCATTTAAAAAAACCTCGACCCGGAATTAAAAAATCCGACCCAACAAATAGGTTTCTTTTATCTTCTTCGGTTCTTCTTCGCGACAGAAACATGGCTTGACACAGAAAAATAACGACGAGAACTTCTGAAGCTGAAGAACACAGAGACAGAGAGTTTTGAGTATTCAACACAGAGAGAAAAGTGAGATGACAGAGTCTCAGAAAGACAGAGAGATAGAGATGCAGAAACGAAAACAGAGTGAGAAAGACCAATTAGTTGATACCAAGGCTGGTAGTATGGATGAGCTTCAACCTCGAGATAATTTTATGTCTGGCAGTACAGAGGAGGTTCAACTATTTCTTGTTGCTAGGTATTAGCTTGTATGAGCATTTGtttacttcaattttttttttcatttgttttctttctgtttgatattttttttgatattgaAGAATCAGTAGTTGTGTTTCAGTCAAGTCTGtgaaatttttgtttcagtCGACTTGTACTTTTGTGTTTTGTTGAGTATTAGTTTTAGACTTATGTAAGACTCATTTGTATTTGCGATGtgtggtttggtttggttttgagtGTTGAACATGAGTATTAGTTTGGTCTGTTATGTCTTGGAccacaaaaattaaattgcaaAAGCCTCTAGTACATTGCATAAGTCTAAACACACAAAAGCCAGAAATACCTAATGTCTTTCATAGGAATAAAAGACTGCTTACATGGTCAAAAACACATAAGCCTCTGATACATAAGAAATAAGATTTTGCTTACAAAAGGAAGTTGAAGCTCCTCCTCCATGGAACCCGGCATGGAGCTCTCTCGCCTCTCTCCATTGCCTCTCTCTGCCTCTGTCTCTGGAGGAAGCTGGAGCAACTCCTCCATGGAACCCCACATGGACCTTTCTCGCCTCTCTACATCGCATCCCTGTCTCTGTTATGCGTCactctctctctgttcttccTCACTCTTTCTCTTTATCTCTGTTCTTTGTCACGTCCTCTCTCTCTCGTATCACTCTCTCTCTATTCTTCGTTTCTGTGTGTTCTTCGACGTCTCTGAACCTTGAGAAAGAGAATCCAATCGCTAATTATAATTTAAAcccaaattgattttttttggagTCGGTTCGGATGTTAACGTCTCGGATCGGGTCGGGATTTGTTTATGGGCAAACGCAAATCACAAAACGCAATTTATCCatctttaattttgattttgaaattctATTAGAGAGGGGGGGTCTAGGTAGAACTAAAAAGATTAGGGAGCAATACCAAGAGAATTCATATATACAGGGGGGTTTATAATGAGCTTAGAAGTTTGGGTGGGAATAGATAGGGTTTAGTGGTCTGCAGAGGGGAATAGGCAGTCATCCCTAAATAATAAGATGATGTCGGGGTAAAAATGAATGGAACTCCACTATAGGTTATACTTATATTAATGGAAAGCAACTACAAATCATTAACAAAAGTATTACCAATAAACAAAGCATCATAATAATGCAGGGGACTGGGATCCGATTAATTCAGGCTCGTGCGTCAAATCTGTATAGACTAAATATTTGTTgcttaaaaaaataagaagaaatggTCTCTTGACCCTTTCCTGATTGTCGTATTCTCCATTTTTTTCCCtaaaaaaagaagttttgaAGCTGATCATCATCAACAATGGAAGCTTCAActcttgttcttcttccttttctcttcCTCGTGGTTTTGATGCTCAATACTGGAAGATCTGTTTGCCTACGTAACTCTATACCAGCGCCGAAAACATACCCGGTTATCGGATGCTTAATTTCCTTCTATACAAACCGGAACCGGTTGCTGGATTGGTATACCGAGCTCTTAACCGAATCCGCAAGTGGGACAGTGATAATAAACCGGTTGGCTGCGAGGAGAACGGTGGTGACAGCCAACCCATCGAACGTCGAGTATATCCTCAAGACAAACTTTGATAACTACCCGAAAGGCAAACCCTTCACGGAGATTCTCGGAGACTTTCTGGGCGACGGTATATTTAACGTTGACGGAAAGCTGTGGTTAAAGCAGCGGAGACTCGCTACTCATGATTTCACGCCAAAGTCGCTGAGATCAGAGTACGTTGACGTTTTGAGGAAGGAGGTAGAGGAGGAGCTTCTGTCCTTCTTGGACGCTGCTGCCCAAGATTTTCAACCCTTGGATCTCCAAGAGCTTCTCCGGAGATTCTCTTTCAATATTGTCTGCATTGTTTTCCTCGGGATCCATCGTTCCAGTTTAAACCCGTCCTCACCCGTTTCTGAGTTCGATCGAGCGTTTCAGACTGCGGCTGCGGTTAGCGCTGGACGTGGTTCTGCACCGCTGTCTTTCGTGTGGAAGCTTAAGAGACTGGTCGGGTTTGGATCTGAGAAAGACCTCAGAAACGCTGTCCAAAAAGTTCATAGCTGCGTCAATGAGATCATTCgagaaaagaagatgatgatcACTACCACTACCAAGAGCGATGATTTTCTGTCGCGATTGATCGTCGCTGGAGAAAGTGACGAGGCTGTGAGAGATATGGTAATTAGTCTTGTAATGGCTGGGAGGGACACGACCTCCGCGGTTACCACACGCTTGTTTTCGTTAATCTCCTGTCACAAGACAACCGAGTGTGAGCTAGTTAATGAAATCAGATCGGTTATGGATATAACCGGTGGGGGCTTCGATTACCAATCACTCAAGAAACTGAGTCTCTTGAAAGCTTGCTTGTGTGAAGTGATGCGATTGTATCCTCCGGTGCCTTGGGATTCCAAACACGCCTTAACCGATGACCGTTTACCAGACGGTACGGCTGTGCGTGCCGGAGACCGGGTTACGTATTTTCCATATGGGATGGGGAGAATGGAGGAGCTTTGGGGGAAAGATTGGGATGAGTTTAAACCAAACCGATGGTTTGAGTCTTATGATCATAATACCAGAGTTTTGAAGAAAGTCAACCCTTTCAAGTTTCCGGTTTTTCAAGCCGGTCCGAGGGTTTGTCTCGGGGAAGAGATGGCCTACATGCAGATGAAGTACGTTGTGTCTTCCATGCTTAACCGTTTTCAGATTGTACCAATCGGTATGGACAAACCGGTTTTTGTGCCAATGCTCACGGCTCACATGGCTGGTGGGATGCAAGTCCGCGTTCACCGGAGAGATGGATCTCAATGAAGAGAACCAGATTTGCATTTTCGGTCATCCGAATAAAGTCAATAATCACTATGGTTTTATTGAATGTAAGTAAAACGTTTCCATGATCGTATTTTCTCCTTTCTTCTTTTGGGTGAACCAGCCCACATTTTAGTTTTCCATATTTTCAATAAACATCagtaaaaactattataatattattgtctgaaaactaaatttatgtTGAGAAGCAGTTAAGCACTTATTTACAtctttatttttgtaatgaaGTCATACGTATATTAAAAACTGTAGTATTTTTACATCTCAATTAATAATACACTAGATTAAGATATGCACCTTGTAAGAAGTGACCATATtccacacttttttttttaaacttgcTTTCATATCAATTATTATGAATTTATACAGTTTCGTAAtccttatatattttatatactttgtAAATGTAAAAACActaacaattaatattttgtgcTAGAAGAACTAAAACTAAGCTTGATTTTCAGCGATGTGAACTGGTTTACCAGCTTTGTTTCTTACTCAAACAGACACACACAATAATGCCTCTTGAATATTAATTGGGCCTAATCCCGACATGAATGCAATTAGGTTTCTCTTTGCATACAACAAAACGCATTTTAATTATGCAACTGCAATCAGTtcgaaaacttttttttttaattttaaattaatattcaccCTGTGTTTAACAAGATgtatattttggtgtttttatatattaaaataattataataaattctgattataatcattatatattaactattttcaaaaacttaagctaataaaagtttgataaacacatttttattgaaatttacaatttaccattattatataataataaaagtgCATAggaaatatagaaataaataaatatgttttgaaaCAATTGTTTTTCTCTAAAACAATGATTTTTCAGAAAGAATAATGAAATTTAACATGTTAGTTCTTAAACACATTTACGTAAACTTTCACTaaatatctttctttctttctttatccCAGCTAA is part of the Raphanus sativus cultivar WK10039 chromosome 5, ASM80110v3, whole genome shotgun sequence genome and harbors:
- the LOC108856870 gene encoding cytochrome P450 94B3, yielding MEASTLVLLPFLFLVVLMLNTGRSVCLRNSIPAPKTYPVIGCLISFYTNRNRLLDWYTELLTESASGTVIINRLAARRTVVTANPSNVEYILKTNFDNYPKGKPFTEILGDFLGDGIFNVDGKLWLKQRRLATHDFTPKSLRSEYVDVLRKEVEEELLSFLDAAAQDFQPLDLQELLRRFSFNIVCIVFLGIHRSSLNPSSPVSEFDRAFQTAAAVSAGRGSAPLSFVWKLKRLVGFGSEKDLRNAVQKVHSCVNEIIREKKMMITTTTKSDDFLSRLIVAGESDEAVRDMVISLVMAGRDTTSAVTTRLFSLISCHKTTECELVNEIRSVMDITGGGFDYQSLKKLSLLKACLCEVMRLYPPVPWDSKHALTDDRLPDGTAVRAGDRVTYFPYGMGRMEELWGKDWDEFKPNRWFESYDHNTRVLKKVNPFKFPVFQAGPRVCLGEEMAYMQMKYVVSSMLNRFQIVPIGMDKPVFVPMLTAHMAGGMQVRVHRRDGSQ